The Linepithema humile isolate Giens D197 chromosome 2, Lhum_UNIL_v1.0, whole genome shotgun sequence genome has a segment encoding these proteins:
- the LOC136997874 gene encoding uncharacterized protein, whose amino-acid sequence MDKLLEISNDAKVKARFYKNNLTVSLDEEKILSQNYEAFTVMKKRLLDTPRFPCVSCEKLCVNSDVSELKKLKKPVEGPFWKNLMTYVTEHNSDTGLICKFCLGKFRKGMLPSTCVLNNLAVKPLPDVLSDFNDYEKMLIKRMSSFQVVQTMGAVSNKHLPHRQMIRKVKGRTFHLPLPLQETLDKICPPENPINLKHELHILVRGMPKKSKVVWENLVDINKVFKALQWLKENNPHYSEIRLPASSDDLLNEKLQETEYQIVDDGGEESNNDEIDEVVEDTVQQIKDNDQIVLKRKAFLTQITKDSGINDQYTIYPMRVKRIDNESALKLYQMLKIEDVPMDNRYKYLDVMCFPDLYPEGINGQREDRNFALPEYLFIRTRLMSKHNRFRLNPQYLFFLLHDTNNRQLKNGIYYTMMVANARERYTADRYLNELKDEQLESNLMSIFGKLRNTDQFWRQPSNNVKCMTLHYGPATWFLTLSPSEWKWSDLGEYLRDMNPDKEKLSINELIAYDPVSTSRFMCIKFKAMIDFIRSVDNPIGEVIHYFWRLEYQTRGIQHMHCLIWIRDAPVLGKSPDEEVVSFIQKYVTCEIPDKNVSPTLYETVTSDQNHKHNSYCMRTKKTETNIYRKCRFDFPRSVTTNFVLRDVVTSIVGRKNLRSRSRLYDLPRKKSERFINDYNPAIKLAWEGNMDIQFVGEKSEFLNSYLTKYTTKSEKCNIDFEMIDSNKPLASKLWNFAMRRLNNRECGALEAADTLLGHPLYGTDCDTIIKWIDVNEVRNRKVKTFNEITALDKNSTNIYCPSLIDDHYPNRPKELESLNLYDFTRFWDIVKQMPKSDEVEYYELVSRLFVKKRKKGSLINHYRFNVKTEPEKYFYSLLLLFKPWRDSSELKGAYETYTDAFKNSETGLTKAMKYHERLEEIQKAFEDVTELIEKRENDLKIADGDKSDDDELDCNPVQADDAMKNLEDFGKIDAPINLSQMMSQLNKDQKRVFDRVCQVLQNKNHILRLYVSGEGGTGKSFLIETIKHWIKINLKKTTAISAPTGIAAFNIDGLTIHRMFQLPVTHESTPKYVQLSDVILKILRDKLKNVELFIIDEVSMISNVTLMFINLRLCEIFDTTDTNDGFFGRKHILLFGDLLQLPPVKGHPPFVKMSRSDVQKYLGTMGGFDLWRLFDYDELLINMRQRGDNRYRDILSRIRIGLITDSDINVLESRKIIFKENSCDERLNELYTYMNQLPTDTICLLPTCYLCKVLNTAMLNKIDGEEILLIAEDDVDCAPAMRKKVQKTLEDKDDKVSETAGIERVIMIKIGAKVMIRRNIDVTLGLVNGTIGNVVAVNRAADGNIYSVTLVTSDNKEFAITRVDIKFEIFHKIVVHRKQFPLSLSYGITIHKSQGVTCKNAMMDLGTTVFSDGQAYVGLSRVSTLEGLHLINFNPASVQAHSGAISEYNRLRSLFKSQLPQIDLSKKKAIKVYDRRWTIPSIIDNVQNHGCEESKSVITWKIYGLLNDDNVSCYANVILQCVFHCVRIRQQILKYKASNALTDAICAYTERKYCNVQAVRRSVGECFEERIQQDASQFFMALMSTYSEINDILEHELKHVTCCSNAKCNYTVTTLEKSCLLILPIQSTLKRKRGVTLQTLIDSEFSKWETIDGSCNACKGSVLKKKTVIESTLSILVIQLNLYTFVNGVCKKIINNRINAVPTNNITIDKKKYKVISAIFHEGEEMNRGHYTCMLRAEKKSEWYCSNDMKVIKKNWPKGAQGAYILFLEQIK is encoded by the coding sequence ATGGATAAATTGCTGGAAATTTCCAATGATGCAAAGGTTAAAGcaagattttacaaaaacaatttgacCGTTAGTTTGgacgaggaaaaaattttgtcgcaaAATTACGAAGCGTTTACAGTTATGAAAAAGAGATTGTTGGATACACCACGTTTCCCTTGTGTCTCTTGCGAAAAACTATGTGTGAATAGTGACGTTTCTGAGctaaaaaagctgaaaaaacCAGTAGAGGGACCTTTTTGGAAAAACTTGATGACTTACGTAACAGAACACAATAGCGATACTGGATTAATTTGTAAGTTTTGTTTGGGCAAATTTCGGAAAGGCATGTTGCCTTCTACTTGCGTTTTGAATAATCTTGCCGTAAAACCATTACCGGATGTTTTGTCGGATTTCAatgattacgaaaaaatgttaatcaagAGAATGAGCAGCTTCCAAGTAGTGCAAACAATGGGCGCTGTTTCGAACAAACATTTGCCGCACAGACAAATGATCCGTAAAGTAAAAGGTAGAACATTTCATTTGCCACTTCCTTTACAAGAAACATTGGATAAGATATGTCCTCCGGAAAATCctataaatttgaaacacGAGTTGCACATTCTCGTTCGAGGTATGcctaaaaaatcaaaagttgTTTGGGAAAATTTGGTGGATATTAATAAAGTGTTTAAGGCTTTGCAAtggttaaaagaaaataatccgcACTATTCGGAAATTCGTCTTCCAGCGTCATctgatgatttattaaatgagaagTTGCAAGAAACAGAATATCAGATCGTCGATGATGGGGGCGAGGAGAGCAATAATGACGAAATAGATGAGGTGGTTGAGGACACCGTACAGCAGATTAAAGATAATGACCAAATCGTTTTGAAACGTAAGGCTTTCCTGACGCAAATTACCAAAGACTCGGGTATTAATGATCAGTATACGATATACCCAATGCGCGTGAAAAGGATTGATAACGAATCTGCACTCAAActttatcaaatgttaaaaatcgaAGATGTTCCAATGGATAATCgttataaatatctggatGTCATGTGTTTCCCCGATTTATATCCAGAGGGTATCAATGGACAACGAGAAGatagaaattttgcattaccggaatatttattcatcagAACGCGATTGATGTCGAAACACAATAGATTCAGATTGAATCCGCAGTACTTGTTTTTCCTTCTTCATGATACTAACAACCGACAATTGAAAAAcggtatatattatacgatgATGGTTGCTAACGCACGAGAGAGATATACTGCTGATAGATACTTGAACGAATTGAAAGACGAACAATTGGAATCGAATTTAATGAGTATTTTCGGAAAACTGAGAAATACGGATCAATTTTGGCGACAACCATCCAATAATGTGAAATGCATGACTCTGCATTACGGCCCAGCAACGTGGTTTTTGACTTTGAGTCCTAGTGAATGGAAATGGTCCGATTTGGGTGAATATTTACGAGACATGAATCCCGATAAAGAGAAGTTAAGCATTAACGAACTAATCGCATATGACCCTGTTAGCACGTCTAGATTCatgtgcataaaattcaaagccatgattgattttattcgtTCAGTTGATAACCCAATAGGGGAAGTAATCCACTACTTCTGGCGATTAGAATATCAAACTAGAGGTATCCAGCACATGCATTGCTTGATTTGGATAAGAGATGCTCCTGTGCTAGGAAAATCGCCGGATGAAGAAGTTGTTtcgtttattcaaaaatacgtGACGTGCGAAATTCCAGATAAAAACGTTTCGCCAACATTGTACGAAACGGTTACAAGTGATCAGAATCATAAACATAACTCGTATTGCATGCGTACAAAGAAAaccgaaacaaatatttacagaaagtGTCGGTTTGATTTTCCGCGATCAGTTACGACAAATTTCGTTTTAAGAGACGTTGTCACTTCAATAGTgggtagaaaaaatttacgcaGTAGAAGCAGGTTGTACGATCTTCCTCGCAAGAAGTCGGAGAggtttattaatgattataatccgGCTATCAAATTGGCTTGGGAGGGAAATATGGACATACAATTTGTTGGAGAAAAATCAGAGTTTTTAAACtcgtatttaacaaaatacacgacaaagtcggaaaaatgtaacatagaCTTTGAAATGATAGATTCCAATAAGCCTTTGGCATCGAAATTGTGGAATTTTGCGATGCGTCGTTTGAATAACAGAGAATGCGGTGCTTTAGAAGCTGCGGATACACTATTAGGGCATCCCTTGTATGGTACGGATTGTGATACCATTATCAAATGGATCGACGTCAATGAAGTGAGAAAcagaaaagttaaaacattcaatgaaattacagctctcgataaaaattctacgaaTATCTATTGTCCGTCGCTCATCGATGATCATTATCCAAACAGACCTAAAGAACTAGAATCATTGAATTTGTACGATTTTACTAGATTCTGGGACATTGTAAAACAGATGCCAAAAAGTGACGAGGTCGAATATTACGAACTGgtatcgcgtttatttgtaaagaaacgaaaaaaggGTAGTTTAATAAACCATTACCGATTCAATGTAAAAACTGAACCCGAAAAGTACTTTTACTCGCTGCTTCTTCTGTTCAAACCATGGAGAGATTCGAGTGAACTCAAAGGTGCGTACGAAACTTACACGGATGCCTTTAAGAATTCAGAGACTGGATTGACGAAGGCAATGAAATATCACGAAAGGCTCGAAGAAATACAGAAAGCTTTTGAGGATGTTACTGAATTGATCGAGAAGcgtgaaaatgatttaaaaatagcagACGGAGACAAATCTGATGACGATGAACTGGATTGCAATCCAGTACAAGCTGACGACGCGATGAAAAATCTGGAAGATTTTGGTAAGATTGACGCCCCGattaatttatcgcaaatGATGTCGCAATTGAACAAAGATCAGAAAAGAGTCTTCGACAGGGTATGccaagttttacaaaataaaaatcatattctacGATTGTACGTAAGCGGTGAGGGTGGTAcaggaaaaagttttcttattgaaaCGATCAAACATtggatcaaaataaatttgaaaaaaacgacTGCGATATCTGCTCCCACGGGTATTGCAGCATTCAATATCGATGGCCTGACAATCCATAGAATGTTTCAGCTACCCGTCACTCATGAATCTACGCCTAAGTACGTGCAATTGTCAGAcgtaatcttgaaaattttgagaGACAAATTGAAGAATGTCGAACTATTCATAATCGATGAAGTATCCATGATTTCGAATGTGACACTTATGTTTATCAATCTACgattatgtgaaatttttgatacgaCAGATACAAATGATGGTTTCTTTGGTAGAAAACACATTCTCTTGTTTGGAGACTTGTTGCAGCTTCCTCCTGTAAAAGGACATCCTCCGTTCGTTAAAATGTCTCGATCAGATGTTCAGAAGTATTTAGGTACCATGGGTGGATTTGACTTGTGGAGATTGTTTGATTACGACGAACTCTTGATAAATATGCGACAAAGAGGCGACAACAGATATCGCGATATACTTTCTAGAATACGAATAGGTCTCATAACGGATTCTGACATCAATGTACTTGAAtcaagaaaaatcattttcaaagaaaatagttgCGACGAAAGATTGAATGAACTTTACACTTATATGAATCAATTACCGACCGatacaatatgtttattaccTACGTGTTATTTGTGCAAGGTTTTGAACACGGCAatgcttaataaaatcgaCGGCGAGGAAATTCTACTAATAGCAGAAGATGATGTCGACTGTGCTCCagcaatgagaaaaaaagtgcaaaaaaccTTGGAAGATAAAGATGACAAAGTTTCAGAAACGGCAGGCATTGAAAgagtaataatgattaaaattggtGCTAAAGTGATGATTCGACGAAACATTGACGTAACTCTGGGACTTGTCAACGGAACAATAGGCAATGTAGTTGCGGTTAATCGTGCtgctgatggaaatatttattccgtcACATTAGTTACTTCGGATAACAAAGAATTCGCAATAACGAGAGTAGACATTAAATTCgagatatttcacaaaatagtgGTACATCGCAAACAATTTCCATTGTCCCTCAGTTATGGAATAACTATACACAAAAGTCAAGGCGTTACGTGTAAAAATGCAATGATGGATCTGGGAACGACTGTATTCAGTGATGGTCAAGCCTATGTAGGTTTGTCTCGAGTGAGTACATTGGAAGGCCTACATTTGATAAACTTCAATCCGGCATCAGTTCAAGCACACTCAGGAGCCATTTCGGAATATAATCGACTAAGATCTTTGTTCAAATCTCAGCTGCCACAAATCGATTTATCCAAGAAAAAGGCTATAAAAGTTTACGATCGTCGATGGACCATACCTAGTATCATTGATAATGTACAGAATCATGGTTGCGAGGAATCAAAAAGTGTAATTACGTGGAAAATATACGGCCTTCTTAATGACGATAATGTTTCGTGTTACGCTAATGTAATATTGCAGTGTGTATTTCATTGCGTGCGTATCAGGCaacaaatactaaaatataaagcatCGAACGCATTGACTGATGCTATATGCGCGTATACTGAGCGTAAATATTGCAACGTTCAAGCGGTTAGAAGATCTGTCGGAGAATGCTTCGAAGAACGAATACAACAAGATGCTTCGCAATTTTTCATGGCTCTAATGTCGACGTATTCTGAAATCAATGATATATTGGAACACGAATTGAAGCACGTAACATGTTGCTCAAATGCCAAATGTAATTACACGGTAACTACGTTGgaaaaaagttgtttgctAATATTACCTATACAATCGacattaaaaaggaaaagaggtGTCACGCTACAAACTTTGATTGATTCGGAATTTTCCAAATGGGAAACGATAGACGGCAGTTGTAACGCATGTAAAGGTTCcgttctgaaaaagaaaaccgtAATCGAATCGACTTTATCCATCTTAGTGATACAGCTCAATTTATACACTTTTGTGAACggtgtttgcaaaaaaattatcaacaatcGGATTAACGCCGTACCGACGAATAATATCacgatagataaaaaaaagtacaaggTAATAAGCGCTATATTTCACGAAGGCGAAGAAATGAATCGTGGTCACTACACGTGTATGTTGagagcagaaaaaaaatcagaatggtATTGCTCTAATGACATGAAAGTCATTAAGAAAAACTGGCCCAAAGGAGCACAAGGGGCGTACATATTGTTCTTGGAGCAgattaagtga
- the LOC136997873 gene encoding uncharacterized protein: MGLDALQKQHRAVWVPGPPEGAATVLKRLEKQNPGLVTGSWKVFAEGVGATREGGNLVLGVPGSSVLKLKTLDFRPFFGLDRVAFRINLHHSKGASAVLARQQAGRQTCISLMQEPWVIRGCIRGLAACGRLFRAPSVDRPRACVTVKGMEAQLIPHLCSRDVAAVEVNFTDDSGDRKKMVICSAYFSHDEGEAVLPAPVIKLAEYCQEKRLPLIMGCDANAHHTVWGSSDTNERRRKVLEFLASTDLEILNTGDEPTFCTIARREVLDITVCSRQLIQEVVEWRVSTEPSLSDHRQITFRIAKARGKEVEFRNPRKTKWDSYREDLTNSLKGFPKRHGTEDKLETCVDYLQRSLVNCYESNCPGRAVTNSRGTFWWTPGLQGFRVAACRA, encoded by the exons ATGGGCTTGGACGCGCTTCAAAAGCAGCACAGGGCGGTTTGGGTCCCGGGACCTCCCGAGGGCGCGGCCACGGTCCTGAAGCGGCTGGAGAAGCAGAATCCAGGTCTCGTCACCGGGAGCTGGAAAGTGTTCGCGGAGGGGGTAGGGGCCACCAGGGAAGGTGGAAACCTAGTCCTCGGTGTCCCGGGGTCCAGTGTCCTCAAATTGAAGACACTGGACTTCAGACCATTCTTTGGGCTCGACAGGGTTGCCTTTCGG ATTAATCTGCATCACAGCAAAGGGGCCTCGGCTGTTTTGGCCAGGCAACAAGCTGGGAGACAAACATGCATATCACTGATGCAAGAACCCTGGGTAATCCGAGGTTGCATCAGGGGTTTGGCGGCCTGCGGTAGGCTCTTTAGGGCCCCATCAGTGGACCGGCCCAGGGCCTGCGTGACCGTCAAGGGTATGGAAGCCCAGCTGATACCTCACCTGTGTTCCAGGGACGTTGCGGCTGTAGAAGTGAATTTCACTGATGACTCCGGTGACAGGAAAAAAATGGTTATTTGCTCGGCCTACTTCTCTCATGACGAGGGGGAGGCGGTGCTGCCTGCACCGGTGATAAAACTGGCAGAATACTGCCAGGAGAAACGGCTTCCCCTGATCATGGGATGTGACGCTAACGCGCATCACACCGTGTGGGGAAGCTCGGACACCAACGAAAGAAGGAGAAAAGTGTTGGAGTTTCTAGCATCTACGGATCTGGAGATCCTCAACACAGGAGACGAGCCCACCTTCTGCACTATAGCGAGAAGAGAAGTGCTCGACATCACTGTCTGTTCCAGGCAGTTGATACAGGAGGTAGTAGAGTGGAGGGTCTCGACGGAGCCCTCGCTCTCTGACCATAGGCAGATCACCTTCAGGATAGCTAAGGCTAGGGGGAAGGAGGTCGAATTCAGGAACCCGAGGAAAACCAAGTGGGACTCCTATAGGGAAGACCTGACCAACAGTCTCAAAGGCTTCCCTAAGAGGCACGGGACAGAGGACAAACTGGAGACCTGTGTGGACTACTTGCAGAGGTCTTTGGTAAACTGCTACGAAAGTAACTGCCCTGGAAGGGCGGTTACAAATAGTAGAGGAACTTTTTGGTGGACCCCTGGACTGCAGGGTTTCAGAGTGGCGGCTTGTAGGGCCTGA